Proteins from a genomic interval of Helicoverpa armigera isolate CAAS_96S chromosome 9, ASM3070526v1, whole genome shotgun sequence:
- the LOC110372603 gene encoding fatty acid-binding protein, adipocyte: MTSIAGKYQHYKNEDIDDYFSAVGVPYMGRKMMSMSSPLMEISVEGDKMTIKNSSLFRTVENTFKLGEEYIENMPNAKIKSVTTMVTDNQIETKSIVEDTGANCGRHYVFTDDECVITLTHEKAATPAKRYFRRVK, encoded by the exons ATGACGTCTATTGCCGGGAAATATCAACATTACAAGAATGAGGACATTGACGATTATTTCAGTGCTGTTG gTGTACCGTACATGGGCCGCAAAATGATGTCAATGTCATCACCGTTGATGGAAATATCAGTGGAGGGTGACAAAATGACCATCAAAAACTCTTCCCTATTTCGCACAGTTGAGAACACATTCAAGTTGGGCGAGGAGTACATAGAGAACATGCCTAATGccaaaattaaa AGCGTGACTACCATGGTGACTGACAATCAGATAGAGACTAAGTCCATTGTAGAAGACACGGGTGCCAACTGCGGCAGACATTACGTCTTCACTGATGATGAGTGCGTTATT ACCCTGACCCACGAGAAGGCCGCCACCCCTGCAAAACGTTACTTCCGCAGAGTTAAATAA